A single region of the Solwaraspora sp. WMMD406 genome encodes:
- a CDS encoding DUF397 domain-containing protein, whose amino-acid sequence MKTLDNQWRTSSRSGHNGACVEGRYADRTAQVRDSKDQAGPVLSFTPAQWTGFVQEIKAGTFDA is encoded by the coding sequence ATGAAGACACTCGACAACCAGTGGCGGACGAGCAGCCGCAGCGGCCACAACGGCGCCTGCGTGGAAGGCCGGTACGCCGACCGCACCGCCCAGGTACGCGACAGCAAGGACCAGGCCGGTCCGGTGCTGTCGTTCACTCCGGCCCAGTGGACCGGCTTCGTCCAGGAGATCAAGGCCGGTACGTTCGACGCCTGA
- a CDS encoding DUF397 domain-containing protein, translating to MSSEPTWRKSTRSNGNSGDCVEVADNLPGRVLVRDTKNRDGGTLAFAPHAWRSFVELAKQHH from the coding sequence ATGAGCAGCGAACCGACGTGGCGCAAGAGCACCCGCAGCAACGGCAACAGCGGCGACTGCGTCGAGGTTGCCGACAACCTTCCCGGCCGTGTCCTGGTCCGGGACACCAAGAACCGCGACGGCGGCACCCTGGCCTTCGCCCCGCACGCGTGGCGCTCCTTCGTCGAGCTGGCCAAGCAGCACCACTGA
- a CDS encoding DUF397 domain-containing protein, whose protein sequence is MKTLDNQWRTSSRSGGNGACVEARYADRTAQVRDSKDQAGPVLSFTPAQWTGFVQEIKAGAFDA, encoded by the coding sequence ATGAAGACACTCGACAACCAGTGGCGGACGAGCAGCCGCAGCGGCGGCAACGGCGCCTGCGTGGAGGCCCGGTACGCCGACCGCACCGCCCAGGTACGCGACAGCAAGGACCAGGCCGGTCCGGTGCTGTCGTTCACTCCGGCCCAGTGGACCGGCTTCGTCCAGGAGATCAAGGCCGGTGCGTTCGACGCCTGA
- a CDS encoding Scr1 family TA system antitoxin-like transcriptional regulator — protein MQVIPSQEGAYASMLSSFHILSFDEGPGVVYIEGPTGDLYAEGDDVQRCAKVFGMLRASALSPTASAEMIRNLRDRETA, from the coding sequence ATTCAGGTCATCCCATCCCAAGAAGGTGCATACGCCTCGATGTTGTCGAGCTTCCACATCCTCAGCTTCGACGAGGGACCGGGGGTCGTCTACATCGAAGGACCCACCGGAGACCTCTACGCTGAGGGTGACGACGTGCAGCGGTGTGCCAAGGTTTTCGGCATGCTCAGGGCATCGGCTCTGTCGCCCACAGCATCGGCCGAGATGATCAGGAACCTCCGGGATAGGGAGACGGCATGA
- a CDS encoding DUF397 domain-containing protein translates to MDSAWRKSTRSGSSGDCVEARYVDHAAQVRDSKDQAGPVLSFNASTWTGFVHGIKIGQFNR, encoded by the coding sequence GTGGATTCAGCGTGGCGCAAGAGCACCCGGTCTGGTTCCTCCGGTGACTGTGTGGAAGCCCGGTACGTCGACCACGCCGCCCAGGTGCGCGACAGCAAGGACCAGGCCGGACCGGTACTGTCGTTTAACGCCAGCACCTGGACCGGCTTCGTCCACGGGATCAAGATCGGCCAGTTCAACCGCTGA
- a CDS encoding helix-turn-helix transcriptional regulator yields the protein MTLRRLREQAGLSSTEAARQVDHDGSWLSRIETAEVRPHPNDVRALLGLYGVAGKQAEAVIAVARQARQRGWWQRYSEVLPEWFVTYVGMESEASVIRSYQCQMVPGLLQTEEYARAAFRGAPIPMRDSELEQQVALRMDRQAVLGTDDQPVLRMILDEAAVRRVVGGPKVLRAQLDRLIADCDRTRVQIQILPFGAGAGFDGSFAILDFPPMPEPFPEAAEDRLVYVGTLTAALYLEQPAEVAAYSAAFEQLAAEALSPTASRDTLARIASDLAT from the coding sequence ATGACGCTCCGACGGCTGCGGGAGCAGGCAGGTCTCTCATCGACCGAGGCTGCCCGGCAGGTCGATCACGACGGGAGCTGGCTGTCCCGTATCGAAACCGCAGAGGTCCGGCCGCATCCGAACGACGTGCGGGCGCTCCTTGGGCTCTACGGCGTCGCTGGCAAGCAGGCTGAGGCGGTCATCGCTGTCGCACGACAAGCCCGGCAGCGCGGCTGGTGGCAGCGCTACAGCGAGGTGCTACCCGAGTGGTTCGTGACCTACGTCGGTATGGAATCCGAAGCGTCGGTCATCCGGTCGTACCAATGCCAGATGGTCCCGGGCCTTCTGCAGACCGAGGAGTATGCGCGGGCAGCCTTCCGGGGCGCGCCGATTCCGATGCGCGACAGTGAGCTCGAACAACAGGTCGCCCTCCGGATGGACCGGCAGGCCGTCCTCGGCACAGACGATCAGCCGGTTCTGCGGATGATCCTCGACGAGGCTGCGGTACGGCGAGTGGTTGGCGGACCGAAGGTGCTGCGCGCGCAGCTCGACCGCTTGATCGCGGACTGCGACCGGACCCGAGTGCAGATTCAGATCCTGCCGTTCGGGGCCGGTGCTGGTTTCGACGGCAGCTTCGCCATCCTTGACTTCCCGCCGATGCCCGAGCCCTTTCCTGAAGCGGCCGAAGATCGCTTGGTCTACGTTGGCACCCTCACCGCTGCGCTCTACCTGGAGCAACCGGCCGAGGTCGCCGCTTACTCGGCCGCGTTTGAGCAGCTCGCTGCCGAGGCTCTGTCGCCAACGGCCTCCCGCGATACCTTGGCTAGGATCGCCAGCGATCTGGCAACCTAG
- a CDS encoding type II toxin-antitoxin system prevent-host-death family antitoxin has translation MRTVTYSEARQNLAKLLDHVVDDAEEVVVTRSGREAAVIISLREYESLKETAYLMASPANARRLNEAVEELRNGGGELRDWIVDQ, from the coding sequence ATGCGTACCGTCACCTACTCGGAGGCCCGGCAGAACCTGGCCAAGCTGCTCGACCACGTTGTCGACGACGCCGAGGAAGTCGTGGTCACCCGCTCCGGCCGCGAGGCAGCGGTGATCATCTCCCTGCGCGAGTACGAATCCCTGAAAGAGACGGCATACCTGATGGCCAGCCCCGCCAACGCGCGTCGGCTCAACGAAGCCGTCGAAGAGCTGCGCAACGGCGGCGGCGAGCTACGCGACTGGATTGTCGACCAGTGA
- a CDS encoding DUF6406 domain-containing protein produces MQSYEDVEVIPSNAQVNTGTCSIGVLGVDPGQPVSALLAVAFPGSAESAKHRLRLGETFPVGTETWYFAGVRFESASRYWVTVRRLAPGAAPPFVDESTSVTGWRPAQRQPYGQLDEAQLQSLEQALGRRLPGDYRHWLSQTNGMQPVQPQHVPGAPFTLFSQRPLLGVHPDYPPYDLVAADRQWRVGKLSEAYVVIALPMEGLLVVRVADPYADSVSFLPQDLLAGPGTPEAVAQRERQMIGVGQSIGHFLGSLTPLDPPPHP; encoded by the coding sequence GTGCAGTCGTACGAGGACGTCGAGGTCATCCCGAGCAACGCCCAGGTCAACACCGGGACGTGCAGCATCGGTGTGCTGGGGGTCGACCCGGGTCAGCCGGTGTCCGCGCTGCTGGCGGTGGCGTTTCCCGGGTCGGCCGAGTCGGCGAAGCACCGGTTGCGGCTGGGTGAGACGTTCCCGGTGGGCACCGAGACCTGGTATTTCGCCGGTGTGCGTTTCGAGAGCGCCAGCCGGTATTGGGTGACGGTGCGGCGGCTGGCACCGGGGGCGGCACCGCCGTTCGTGGACGAGTCGACGTCGGTCACGGGGTGGCGGCCGGCGCAGCGCCAGCCGTACGGGCAGCTGGACGAGGCGCAGTTGCAGTCGCTCGAACAGGCGTTGGGGCGGCGGCTGCCGGGGGATTACCGGCATTGGCTGTCGCAGACCAACGGCATGCAGCCGGTGCAGCCGCAGCATGTGCCGGGTGCGCCGTTCACGCTGTTTTCGCAGCGCCCGCTGCTCGGGGTGCATCCGGACTATCCGCCGTACGACCTGGTCGCGGCCGACCGGCAGTGGCGGGTGGGCAAGCTGTCCGAGGCGTACGTGGTGATCGCGCTGCCGATGGAAGGCTTGCTGGTGGTGCGGGTGGCCGACCCGTACGCCGACTCCGTCTCCTTTTTGCCGCAGGATCTGCTGGCCGGGCCGGGTACGCCGGAGGCGGTCGCGCAGCGGGAGCGGCAGATGATCGGGGTGGGCCAGTCGATCGGCCATTTCCTCGGCAGCCTGACCCCGCTCGACCCGCCGCCGCACCCCTGA